The sequence CTGCCATCAAATCGAAACCGGACTCTTCGATTGTTGTGGGCGCAAAATTAATTAAAGAAAAGAAAATAGACGCTTTTGTAAGCCCCGGGAATACAGGAGCTGTAATGGCTGCTTCGACGCTTATTATGGGCAGAATTAAAGGAGTTAGCCGGCCGACAATCGGAGCTACATTCCCGACATCCGAAGGAAAGTTTTGTCTTGTATTCGACGCCGGGGCAAGCGTCGACAGCAAACCGCAGCACCTTTTCGAATACGCGGTTTTGGGAACTATCTTTGCCAAAGAAATTTACGGAATAAAAAATCCTTCCGTAGGACTGCTCAGTGTCGGCGAAGAAGAAACTAAGGGCAACGAACTTGTTTTCTCGACTTATCAGCTTCTTAAAAATTCTAATCTCAATTTCATCGGTAATGTAGAAGGAAGAGATATCCTTAACGGCAAAGCAGATATTGTAGTTTGCGACGGCTTTGTCGGAAACATATTGCTTAAATTCGGCGAAAGCGTACTTACATTCCTGAGAACAAAAATAAAAGATTATGCGAACGAGGGGCTCCTTAATAAAATTAAGGCGCTAGTTACTAAAGGCGTACTGAAAAAGTCGCTTGCGGATATGGACTATCAGAAGTACGGAGGCGTACCCCTCCTCGGAGTGAACGGTATCAGTATAATAGGACACGGCTCAAGTACCCCTTTGGCAATCAAAAACATGATTTTAAGAGCCAGAGAGATGCATCAAAAAAATCTTATTCAAAAATTCGAGGAAGCAATTAAAGAATATGGCAACTCCATATAAACCAATTAATGCTGCAATCACGGCTGTAGGGATGTACGTCCCGGATAAAGTCTTTGACAATAAATATTTCGAATCGATTGTTGAAACTTCCGACGAGTGGATTATAACGCGGACGGGCATAAAAGAAAGAAGAATTTTGGAAAACGGAGCAACGAGCGACTTGGCAGTAGGCGCTATTCAGGACTTGATTAAAAACTCGGATTTGAAACCCGAAGAAATTGATGTAATAATTATTGCTACCGTTACGCCCGATATGTTTTTTCCGTCGACGGCTTGTTTGGTTCAGGATAAAATAGGCGCAAAAAACGCCTGGGGATTCGATCTTTCGGCTGCATGTTCAGGATTTTTATTTGCTTTGCAAACCGGCGCCGCATTGATAGAATCCGGCAGATACAAAAAAGTGCTGGTCGTCGGAGCCGATAAAATGAGCTCTATTACGGATTATACGGACCGCAATACCTGCATCCTTTTCGGCGACGCAGCTTCGGCGGTTTTGCTCGAACCGACCGAAGATTTATCGTATGGCATTAAAGATTCTATCCTGCATTGCGACGGTTCCGGGAAAGACAGTCTTTACATGAAAGCCGGCGGAAGTCTTATGCCCGCATCTCACGAAACCGTCGACAAAAAACTCCATTATATTTATCAGGACGGTAAAGCTGTATTCAAAGTAGCCGTAAAAGGAATGGCGGACGTCTCTTATGAAATAATGGAAAAAAACAATCTAAAACCCGAAGACGTCGCTTACCTTGTTCCTCATCAGGCTAATTTACGCATCATTTCCGCTACTGCCGAACGGATGGGAATTTCACAGGATAAAGTAATGATTAATATTGATAAATACGGAAATACAACAGCCGCCACAATACCTCTTTGTTTGACTGAATATTATCGCGACGGTAAATTGAAGAAGGGCGATAATCTTATCCTTTCGGCTTTCGGCGCCGGATTTACATGGGGAGCTATTTACTTAACCTGGAGTATGGATTGATGGGTAAAAAAGCCTTTATATTTCCGGGACAGGGTTCTCAGTACGTCGGGATGGCAAAAGATTTATTTGAGAACTCCGTCGAAGCCAAAGAAATGATTTTAACCGCCGAAGAAGCCACGGGTTTGCCGTTAAGAAATCTGATGTTTAACGGACCCGAGGAATCATTAAAACAAACGGATGTTACGCAACCGGCAATCTATCTTCATAGCGTTGTTCTAAGCAGTTTGATAAGAACGCTGGAACCCGATTTTGTGGCGGGACATTCTCTCGGGGAATATTCTGCTTTGACTGCGGCAGGAGCCGTTCAATTTTACGAGGCGGTCAAACTCGTTCATGCGCGCGGTAAAGCAATGCTGAAAGCCGGCATTGAAAAGCCGGGCACAATGGCTGCGGTAGTCGGATTGAAGCCTGAAAAATTAATAGAAATTTGCAATCTTGCCAGCAGTGATGGCATTGTACAATGCGCCAATTTTAATTCGCCCGGACAGATTGTAATCTCCGGTTCGGTAACCGGCGTCAGAAAAGCTATGGAAATTGCCAAACAAGAAGGCGCTAAGTTAGTGAAAGAACTGGTGGTAAGCGGAGCGTTTCATTCGCCTTTAATGGAAAATGCAAGAGACGAATTGAAAGAAACGCTCGATTCGACGCCGTTTTACGACGCTAAAAAACCGGTCTACACAAACGTTACGGCTAAACCCGTACAAAACAAGGATGAAATAAAAGAGCTGTTGTTGGCTCAGCTTACAAGCCCCGTGCGCTGGGAAGAATCGATAAAGAATATGATTGATGACGGCGCCGATGAATTTTATGAAATCGGTCCAGGCAAAGTTTTGCAGGGATTGGTTAAGAGAATTAATCCGGATGTCCGTATATTCGGTATCGAAAAATATTCAGATTTGGATAGGTATCTCTGATGGCCGAAGAAAAAAAGTTCGAAAAGAAAATTAAGGGTCTTTATGTCGATCCGCTTATCTTTACCCACAAATTTGTAAAAGGGTGCGACGCCTGTATCTGTACCGGAGAGTGTTGTTATTACGGAGTATATACTGATAAGTACGAAGCCGACAAAATCCTGGCTATGAAAGATAAAGTCATTGCAGCTATGGACGATTCCCAGATTAAAGATCCGGATAAATGGTTCGAACCTCCGGAAGAAGATGAAGACTTCGAATCCGGCATAGCGGTTGGCACTCAGGTCTATAACGGAAAATGCGTCTTCCTCGATAAAATCGGGTACTGTACGTTACAAAAAATGGCAATGCAGGAAGGAATATACAAGTGGGAATATAAACCTTTCTACTGCATAATTTTCCCTTTGGTGGTCTACGAAGGCGCGCTTACTATCGACGACGACCACTTAAATCGTCTGCATTATTGCAATAAACCCGAGAATCAGCCATCTACGGTTTTCGAAACCTGCAAAGATGAAATTATCCATATTCTCGGCGAAGACGGCTATAAAGAACTAGCGGAATACAGAGAGGAATATTTCAAAAAATTGAATGAGGGGAAAATTGAAGTTAAAGGATAAAAGGGCAATAGTTACCGGAGGCACACGGGGCATCGGCAGAGCTATTGTTAAAGAATTGGTAAACGAAGGTTGCTCGGTGGTATTTACATATCACAGTTCGGAAGAAGCGGCTCGTCAACTCGAAACCGAGCTCGGCAATCAAAATGTATTCGGTATTAAAGCCGACGCCGCTTCGTTTGAAGACGCGGAAAAGACGGTTAAATTTGCAATCGAAAAATTGGGAGGCGTCGATATACTCGTCAACAACGCCGGGATAACGAAAGACAATTTGCTCTTGCGGATGTCGCCTGATGATTTCAACTCGGTTGTAGATACAAATTTGAAAAGCGTTTTCAACTATACGAAAGCCGCTCTAAAGAGCATGATTTCTCAACGATACGGTAAAATTGTAAACATCAGTTCCGTCGTGGGATTGACCGGAAATGCGGGACAGGCAAATTATGCCGCTTCGAAAGCGGGCATAATCGGTTTTTCAAAATCAAACGCAAAAGAACTCGCTTCCAGAAATATTAATGTGAACGTAGTGGCTCCGGGATTTATCGAAACCGATATGACAAATAAATTGACCGACCAGCAAAAAGAAGCTATATTAGCGAATGTTCCTATAAAAAGATTGGGTAAACCCGAAGACGTTGCTAAAGCCGTGGCGTTTTTATGCAGCAGCGATTCGGATTATATAACCGGACAGGTTATAACCGTCGACGGCGGTATGGTAATGTAATATAAAATGTTTCTAATTAATAATTAATTATTCAATAACATTTAAGGAGTAAAATAAATGGACATTGAAGCAAAAGTAAAAGAAATAATCATGGACAAGCTCGGCGTTGAAGAATCTCAAATTACACCCGAGGCATCCTTCACAAACGACCTTGGCGCTGATTCATTGGATATCGTAGAATTGGTTATGGGTTTCGAATCGGCTTTCGATATTTCGATTCCAGACGAAGACGCCGAAAAAATTGCTACAGTCGGCGATGCAATCAAGTATCTCAAAGAAAAAGTAAGTTAATAATAGAGAGGCTGTTCGACCGAACAGCCTCGTTTTTCTTTTATTAAAAACGGGAATATTATGCAGAAAAGAAGAGTCGTTATAACCGGAATGGGGGCGGTAACGCCGATTGGAAATAATATTAAAGATTTCTGGGAAGGTTTAATTTCCGGAAAAAACGGAGCGGGCAAAATTACTAAATTCGACG comes from Melioribacter roseus P3M-2 and encodes:
- a CDS encoding acyl carrier protein; its protein translation is MDIEAKVKEIIMDKLGVEESQITPEASFTNDLGADSLDIVELVMGFESAFDISIPDEDAEKIATVGDAIKYLKEKVS
- the fabD gene encoding ACP S-malonyltransferase, which translates into the protein MGKKAFIFPGQGSQYVGMAKDLFENSVEAKEMILTAEEATGLPLRNLMFNGPEESLKQTDVTQPAIYLHSVVLSSLIRTLEPDFVAGHSLGEYSALTAAGAVQFYEAVKLVHARGKAMLKAGIEKPGTMAAVVGLKPEKLIEICNLASSDGIVQCANFNSPGQIVISGSVTGVRKAMEIAKQEGAKLVKELVVSGAFHSPLMENARDELKETLDSTPFYDAKKPVYTNVTAKPVQNKDEIKELLLAQLTSPVRWEESIKNMIDDGADEFYEIGPGKVLQGLVKRINPDVRIFGIEKYSDLDRYL
- the plsX gene encoding phosphate acyltransferase PlsX; translation: MNSNISDIKCRIAIDAMGGDYAPLNNILGALDAIKEDNSIDITLIGNREEILKTLAKEKIELDENLIHHASQTIEMDDSPVSAIKSKPDSSIVVGAKLIKEKKIDAFVSPGNTGAVMAASTLIMGRIKGVSRPTIGATFPTSEGKFCLVFDAGASVDSKPQHLFEYAVLGTIFAKEIYGIKNPSVGLLSVGEEETKGNELVFSTYQLLKNSNLNFIGNVEGRDILNGKADIVVCDGFVGNILLKFGESVLTFLRTKIKDYANEGLLNKIKALVTKGVLKKSLADMDYQKYGGVPLLGVNGISIIGHGSSTPLAIKNMILRAREMHQKNLIQKFEEAIKEYGNSI
- the fabG gene encoding 3-oxoacyl-[acyl-carrier-protein] reductase, with translation MKLKDKRAIVTGGTRGIGRAIVKELVNEGCSVVFTYHSSEEAARQLETELGNQNVFGIKADAASFEDAEKTVKFAIEKLGGVDILVNNAGITKDNLLLRMSPDDFNSVVDTNLKSVFNYTKAALKSMISQRYGKIVNISSVVGLTGNAGQANYAASKAGIIGFSKSNAKELASRNINVNVVAPGFIETDMTNKLTDQQKEAILANVPIKRLGKPEDVAKAVAFLCSSDSDYITGQVITVDGGMVM
- a CDS encoding beta-ketoacyl-ACP synthase III is translated as MATPYKPINAAITAVGMYVPDKVFDNKYFESIVETSDEWIITRTGIKERRILENGATSDLAVGAIQDLIKNSDLKPEEIDVIIIATVTPDMFFPSTACLVQDKIGAKNAWGFDLSAACSGFLFALQTGAALIESGRYKKVLVVGADKMSSITDYTDRNTCILFGDAASAVLLEPTEDLSYGIKDSILHCDGSGKDSLYMKAGGSLMPASHETVDKKLHYIYQDGKAVFKVAVKGMADVSYEIMEKNNLKPEDVAYLVPHQANLRIISATAERMGISQDKVMINIDKYGNTTAATIPLCLTEYYRDGKLKKGDNLILSAFGAGFTWGAIYLTWSMD
- a CDS encoding DUF3109 family protein, giving the protein MAEEKKFEKKIKGLYVDPLIFTHKFVKGCDACICTGECCYYGVYTDKYEADKILAMKDKVIAAMDDSQIKDPDKWFEPPEEDEDFESGIAVGTQVYNGKCVFLDKIGYCTLQKMAMQEGIYKWEYKPFYCIIFPLVVYEGALTIDDDHLNRLHYCNKPENQPSTVFETCKDEIIHILGEDGYKELAEYREEYFKKLNEGKIEVKG